GGGTTTCCATCTCCATGCGATGCGCGACACAATTGGATCCGGCTTGTATTTTAGCGTCTATGAAACTGTCAAGCAGCTGGCGGCAAAGGAATTGGGGCCGGACAAGTCTCCTTTTGGAGGTCCGATGATTGCCGGTGCCATCTGTAGCACCGTGCCTTGGTTTTGCGTAAGGCACTTTTTCTCTAATGAAACGGTCTAAGTTGCTAATCTTTGCCAGACCTATCCACTTGATACTCGCAAGACCCGAGCCCAGAGCGTGCTACTTGGCAAGTCCAAGGAGGTGGGCGAAGCATCAGCGGCCGTCTCCAAGTCGAGTATGTATAAAGGTCTATCGGTCATTCTTATTCGTACAGGAGTCAACAATATGATTCTCCTGAGTATGTTCGAGTACATTAAGATGCGGATCAACCAGTTGGAGGGCTAGCGGGAATTGCATGGTTGATTTTTCTTGCAAACAACGGAGCTGGTCTTTGGCGCACCGGGGATAGGCATTGTATTTCTTGCATGGGTTGGGCAGACGTTTCGAGTACATAAATACATGAGCCAGAAGCTCGTAGCAAATATCAGGATGAATCAATACTGTCATAGAAAAATATGCCCTTAAATAATATTGAAGGAAGGACATGgaatgcctcaggcagagaGGACGTCATCCGTTGCCAGGCGAGGCAGGGCGGGGTTGGGCCATCTCGCTGTCAACAAAAAGTTCCCAACAGCGGCCGGCCACTTTTGACTGCGACGCTTCCCATGCCTCAACCACCATAATGACATCGTACGTGCTGTTAAAACCTTTTCACTGATGTGTTTACTGATGTTTTTCTTTAGAAATATCCTTCAGGTTCCATTTCGGCGCTCCCATGCTGTGTCCCTGTCCGATGCAATCACCCAGTACATTTCGTCCAAATATGACCAGCGACCAGATATGTTCGCAGACGATCTCTTGATCATTGACCGTTTGCGAAACGAGGCGATTAATGTCCAGGAGCCCCATGTCAGCGGGATCAGTCGACTGGTCACATATGCGGCGCAACTGAAATGGCTGGGTGGGAAGTTTCCGGTAGATGTGAGTGTACTGGAAACAAGCTCTTTGCGCCGTACAGCATGCTGATTGAGTGCTATAGGTGGGGGTGGAGTTTCCATGGTATCCTGCCTTTGGATTCAATACAACCAGACCTAGTATGTGATATACCGGTTTCCCAGGGATGACTCCGGATGAGCACCTGACCGTTGTCAAGTCTCACAGAATAACCTTCGCTTCGAATTGGccaacatcctcttcaatctGGCGGCGCTATACTCCCAGCTAGCTTTCTCGGTTAACCGAACGACTTCCGACGGACTCAAGCAGGCATGCAATTACTTTTGCCAGTCTGCGGGGGTCCTCCTGCACCTACGAGCCGATATCCTGCCCGACCTGCGAACGTCCCCGCCAGAGGATATGGATGAAATGACCCTGCAGAGTTTGGAGCAACTTCTTCTGGCCCAGGCACAGGAATGCTTCTGGCAAAAGGCGGTCAAGGACGGTCTGAAGGATGCATCGATCGCCCGGCTGGCGGCCAAGGTTTCGGACTTTTACGCCGAGGCCGGTGACTGCGCGGTCAAGTCCAATGCGGTCAGCCCTGAGTGGATCCACCACATGACGGCCAAACACCATCACTTTGCGGCTGCGGCGCAATACCGCCAGTCGCTGGACTGTCTGGAGAAGCGAAAATACGGTGAGGAAGTGGCGCGGCTGCGGGATAGTGAGGCGTGCGTCAACGAGGCGCTCAAGGAGTCTCGCTGGATAAACCGGGCCGTGCTGGGAGATCTCAATGGCCTGAAGAGCCGCGTGTCGGAGGACCTTAAGCGGGCAACCAAAGACAATGATGTCATCTATCTCAACCCTGTGCCGCCCAAGTCGGAGCTCAAGATCATTGATCGCGCGTGTATGGTTGCGGCCAAGGCGCCATCTCAGGTGACGGATGCGATATCCATGCTGGGGGAGAACGGGCCTTTGGGGCAGCCGCTTTTTGCCAAATTGGTGCCATATGCAGTTCATATTGCGGCCAGTATCTACTCGGATCGCCGTGACCGACTGGTCAACGAGAGAGTTATTGGGGAGTTGGAGACCATGACAGACAAACTACGGGAGTACGTTCTTGCAACTCTGAATGTCCTGGCCGCTTTTTTTTAGTGGATTAAGCTGACATTACTAGTTTGCTATCATCGCTGAACCTGCCAGGATCTTTACAGGCGCTTGAGAAGCCCCTTGGACTGCCTCCAACGCTGGTAGCTCACGCCGAGGAGATGCGACAGCAGGACGGGCTGCACCGGCTGCGGAGGTCGCTTGAAGATAtagccaaggtcaaggccaACGACAAGGCGGTCTACAATGAGGGCGTCGAGCTGCTGGCGGCCGAAAAGGCGGAGGATGAAGCTTCACGGCGAAAATACGGAACTGATCGATGGACCCGTCAGACCTCCGAGGCGGCGGCGCCGAAACTGTACACCACGTCGAGTGAGATCAGCGGGTATTTTACGTCGGCGCAAAGCAGCGACAATCTCGTGGAGCAGAAGCTACGGGACTCGGAAGCGGTGTTTCGGGTGCTCACAGGCACCAATCGCGACCTGGAGATGTACGTTCCCAGCAGCCGACGGGCTGCAATCCCTCCGGAGGTGGAGCGCGAGTTGATCCGGCTGCGGGGATGCCTGAGCGAAGTGAGTCGGTTGGAGAGCCGAAGGAAGCGGCGAGCGCAggcgttgaaggagaaggcccgAGCGGATGATGTCACGCAGGCGCTTTTGAAGGAGACTGCGCGGCTGGAGCGGGAGTTTCCCATGCAGCCGATCCAGGCGAGCCAATTTGAGGATCTGTTCGAGGATCAACTTCATCTGTACGACTCGGACCTGGAGATGGTTGCGCAGGAGCAGCATGATCAGGACCAGATTGCGGCGCAGGTGCGCGAAGCCAACCGGGCATTCACTCGGGCGCACAAGGGGGATGCGTCGACCAAGGAGCGGGAGAAGGCGCtgcaggagctggagaacGGGTATCTGAAGTacaaggagatcatctcgAACATTGAAGTGGGCCGAAAGTTCTACAACGATCTGGCCAAGATTGTGGGGAGGTTCCGGGATGACTGCAAGGCGTTTGTGCACCAGCGCCGCATGGAAGCGAGTCAGCTAGAAAGGTATTTTCTCTTGTCATCGGCTTAGGTTGTGATGACTGATCGATTTAGTGATATTGCAAGTGCTGCAGCGATGGCTTCATTGAATATTTCGCAGCCTCGCCTCCGACAGTCGCAGCAGCCCCCGCACCAACCACAACTATCATCACCTCCGGCAGCTGTTCAGCCGCCCGTTCAGGTGCAACCGTCGCGACCCCCGGAAGAACCGCTGACGGCGCCGCAACCGACACGAGCGCCGGTGGCACCGCCCGCGGTCCCGACGCCTGGCATGTGGTCACCAGAGATGGGGATCCGGTTCGGGGGAGGGAACAACCGAGGACAGCCGGGGCAATGGGATCCCAGCGATGGAATCCGATTCGGTTGATGTATGCATTAGACAAGACGTATCCAGATGTATATACAAGGGAATGATACCATTGtggagtatatatatagcgAGAGCTAAGTCACGCGACGCATCACGGCGGCCGCCTCGGCAGCCAATTCCCTCGTCTTGATATCCAGATCTTCAGCCAGACTCAGAAACTGAAACCGATCAATCCACATCTGCCAGCGACTTTTGGAGACAGTAGTCGCCGCGGCGGCCTCCCCTGCAGCAGtaggagcagcagccgcagatGCGCGCTGCGCAGGCGACAGAGACAATCCCACGGGGCATTCGTCAGTCTCATGCCTCCGTTCCCACAGCTCCTCACCCATGACCACCGCCCAGATGGCCGCACAGGAGACGAAAACAGCCATCTTTTTCCGATTCCCCCCTTGCtccgtcttcatctccatcttcgttCCCGTCTCCGGGTACCGCCGGTGCGAATAATggtgttggtgctggtgctggtgcggCTCACCCCTCTCCAGCGCAACCCTCAAAACATGGATCCCGACGTCTTCTAGCCGGACAATCCGTTCCTTGGTGATGAATGCTAGGAAGGCGTGGAGGTTTTCCCATTCCTCGATTGTGGTTTTATTTTCGTTGGATGTTGAGGTGCAGGACttgtcgtcttcgtcctcgtcctcgtcctcgtaCTCGGATAGAATATCGGCGATAGCTGATTTTAGTTCCGCTTGCGATTGAGCTGCATCGGCCTCGACATCCTGGTTCATGCGAGGGAGGGTCCGCAGGGAGTCAATGAGGGATTGCTGCTGTGGGGAGGGGAGGTCGGGTTTCGGTGTTGATGTTCGGGGGGTGTGTTTGGCGGTAGTGAGGATTGCGGGCCATGAGTCTGATGGGGAGGTCATATCTTGATATTTATTTAACGAGGTTGTTTTTCACGTTGGTCGTTGGTCGTTGGTCTTGTCTTGTCCTTGGTTTGGTGTTGTGAGGTTTTGATGTGGATGGGTATCTGGTGGGGTGATCAATGACGTATGACGGTTACCAGTTTGGCAGTTACCACCTTATCGATATGGGAATGGGCTGGCTGAAATAAACAAAGCAATCGATTTTTGGGTATCATTCGTTATGTATCATATATACACCATTTGTATTCACAATTGCAGACGCGCAACCAGGCAGAAGGCCACTACTCCTTCTCACCAACCTCGACGTCCACCCCCCCGAGGAAGAAATCCAATTCACTCGGCCCCCCCGCCGAGTTCTGCTCGTTCTCCGCCAACTGCTCCAGCAAGCTGAGGAAGGGATCTTTCTCGATGGATCCCGcctcgctgccgctgctgccgccgccggcgccggcagTATGTGATGAACTGGCCTGGGACTGCGCGCCGGGCGTCATGATCGTTTGGCCGGTGTGGGTTTGATGGTTgctgttattgttgttgttgttgttgctgctgctgctgtcgaaGGGGAAGGTGGCGTACTGAGGGTGGGAGGGCGGAGTGGGCGCCACGGGCAGGGATTCGGTCAGGAAGGCGGGCGGCGAGAAGCCGAACATGGCCGatggcggtggtggggaGAAGctgtggttgtggttgtggttgtggtgatTGCTGGCatccgaggaagaagggtgGGTCAGGTCGGCGTTGCCGAGCGGAAAGGTAGAGTGGAGTTGTTGCGGCGAAGGCTGGGGATGCTGCGAAGGAGGAAAGGTGAGCGATGGCGACGAGACGCCTGGCGGCTTGGTCGCAGTGCTGGCGGTGCTGTGCGAGTCGCGGCGTGGTGACGGGTTGTGGTTGGATGGGAGGGTGACGGGCGCGCGGAGTGGTTGGTTATGGTACATGGGATATGCGGGCATGGATCGGTAGTATGGGTCCAATTGGGGGCTACCGAGTCAGATCATACTGCGTCAGAGCAAGCaacccaaaaaaaaaaaaaaaaaaaaaaaaaaaaaaaaaaaaaaagagggcAAAACTTACGTatcatccatatccaccagGCGCACGTGCGACCCGTCGGCCGTCAGACCGGGATACCGATCCAAAAAGTCCTCCAGGTGAAAGACGGGCGAAAAGCGCATGGGACTGGTGGCCAGCGTGCGCACCAGCTCCGCATGACAGGTGTAGATGGTCTGCAGCATCTCGCGCTGGTGCTGGACGCCGGCCCAGTAGGACCCCAGCCAGGTCAGCTGGTGCATCTCCCGAGTAAGAAACTCGGCGCTGGACGAAAACACCTCGCCCTCACGGCCCTTGTAGTGCACGCCGTGCACGTGGACGGTTCCCGCCGTGCAGACGCAGTACCCGACAAAGGCAGGCCATTCGATCAGCGGGGAGTTGCGGGCCAGCTCGACGAGCTCGGCAATGGCGTTGGAGTGCGAAAAACACAGGTTCGTGGCCTCGATCTGCCACGACTGGTGCTGGCCGGTGCCACGCAGCTCGACCAGGTCAATGGGCAGGAACGGGCGGTAGATCAGACAGTGGACGAGATGATAGATGAGCTTGCTTAGCAGCAGGATGGAGCTCTCGGGATGGCCGAACAGCGCTTCCACCGACGCAAACACATCCTGGGTACCGGTAGCCCAGATGTCCAGCTCCTGACGGATCTTGGACAGGTTGGACAGCGAGTGCCAGGGGAAGTGCGAGTCACCCTTGACGCCGCCGGCGGCCAGGTAGCGGTTGGTGATGCCCAGGATGCGGGTGAtgtcgatgaggagggcGGTGGCCGCGGGTTTACGGCGCGGGTCGCTCGAGTACTGGATGTTGGGGCCGACATTGTTGAACAGCTCGCCCTCGACGTTGAGTCCGGCCGTATGCGGGGACCACGCGGGGAGCCGCAGGACGATGGAGTGGTCGGCGATGAGGCCGGGACGTTTCGAGCCGCAGGTCAGGAAGCGGTCCATGATGTAGACGGCCCAGAAGAGCCGGCGGCGGATCTCGCGTTCCCCCGCAGGCAGACTCTTCGGGGGCTCGCGGTAGAGGTCTAGAGCAATGGCCATGGAGGCACAGTTGGCTATACAGTCAAATCAA
The Aspergillus fumigatus Af293 chromosome 4, whole genome shotgun sequence DNA segment above includes these coding regions:
- a CDS encoding putative pH signal transduction protein PalA, translated to MCLLMFFFRNILQVPFRRSHAVSLSDAITQYISSKYDQRPDMFADDLLIIDRLRNEAINVQEPHVSGISRLVTYAAQLKWLGGKFPVDVGVEFPWYPAFGFNTTRPISQNNLRFELANILFNLAALYSQLAFSVNRTTSDGLKQACNYFCQSAGVLLHLRADILPDLRTSPPEDMDEMTLQSLEQLLLAQAQECFWQKAVKDGLKDASIARLAAKVSDFYAEAGDCAVKSNAVSPEWIHHMTAKHHHFAAAAQYRQSLDCLEKRKYGEEVARLRDSEACVNEALKESRWINRAVLGDLNGLKSRVSEDLKRATKDNDVIYLNPVPPKSELKIIDRACMVAAKAPSQVTDAISMLGENGPLGQPLFAKLVPYAVHIAASIYSDRRDRLVNERVIGELETMTDKLRDLLSSLNLPGSLQALEKPLGLPPTLVAHAEEMRQQDGLHRLRRSLEDIAKVKANDKAVYNEGVELLAAEKAEDEASRRKYGTDRWTRQTSEAAAPKLYTTSSEISGYFTSAQSSDNLVEQKLRDSEAVFRVLTGTNRDLEMYVPSSRRAAIPPEVERELIRLRGCLSEVSRLESRRKRRAQALKEKARADDVTQALLKETARLEREFPMQPIQASQFEDLFEDQLHLYDSDLEMVAQEQHDQDQIAAQVREANRAFTRAHKGDASTKEREKALQELENGYLKYKEIISNIEVGRKFYNDLAKIVGRFRDDCKAFVHQRRMEASQLESDIASAAAMASLNISQPRLRQSQQPPHQPQLSSPPAAVQPPVQVQPSRPPEEPLTAPQPTRAPVAPPAVPTPGMWSPEMGIRFGGGNNRGQPGQWDPSDGIRFG
- a CDS encoding DUF3632 domain-containing protein codes for the protein MTSPSDSWPAILTTAKHTPRTSTPKPDLPSPQQQSLIDSLRTLPRMNQDVEADAAQSQAELKSAIADILSEYEDEDEDEDDKSCTSTSNENKTTIEEWENLHAFLAFITKERIVRLEDVGIHVLRVALERGEPHQHQHQHHYSHRRYPETGTKMEMKTEQGGNRKKMAVFVSCAAIWAVVMGEELWERRHETDECPVGLSLSPAQRASAAAAPTAAGEAAAATTVSKSRWQMWIDRFQFLSLAEDLDIKTRELAAEAAAVMRRVT
- a CDS encoding transcription factor domain-containing protein, whose amino-acid sequence is MRPSCEACKVFQCPCIYDAVPKKRGPKTDVLEALLKRVDGLEKRLQDENKNPMSPTSPVEPNKEPPDPSASMHALARPSTSSTSTTSVPPSEPFPRPFSFPSQPSPPVHYFALPDSVLDAYFARIHGKPYFILDESVTRQSHQMGQLPVALSMAIYAITLRYTSSPNPSEQSLRMALDYALQARRMVDVDQPTMDGLQVLLLLSQTFLAHGLGKKAYMTFTNCASMAIALDLYREPPKSLPAGEREIRRRLFWAVYIMDRFLTCGSKRPGLIADHSIVLRLPAWSPHTAGLNVEGELFNNVGPNIQYSSDPRRKPAATALLIDITRILGITNRYLAAGGVKGDSHFPWHSLSNLSKIRQELDIWATGTQDVFASVEALFGHPESSILLLSKLIYHLVHCLIYRPFLPIDLVELRGTGQHQSWQIEATNLCFSHSNAIAELVELARNSPLIEWPAFVGYCVCTAGTVHVHGVHYKGREGEVFSSSAEFLTREMHQLTWLGSYWAGVQHQREMLQTIYTCHAELVRTLATSPMRFSPVFHLEDFLDRYPGLTADGSHVRLVDMDDTPQLDPYYRSMPAYPMYHNQPLRAPVTLPSNHNPSPRRDSHSTASTATKPPGVSSPSLTFPPSQHPQPSPQQLHSTFPLGNADLTHPSSSDASNHHNHNHNHSFSPPPPSAMFGFSPPAFLTESLPVAPTPPSHPQYATFPFDSSSSNNNNNNNSNHQTHTGQTIMTPGAQSQASSSHTAGAGGGSSGSEAGSIEKDPFLSLLEQLAENEQNSAGGPSELDFFLGGVDVEVGEKE